One genomic window of Mercenaria mercenaria strain notata chromosome 2, MADL_Memer_1, whole genome shotgun sequence includes the following:
- the LOC128549364 gene encoding uncharacterized protein LOC128549364, with amino-acid sequence MVCTFMLRKDPQRGVRVVVDYRGLNDLSKKCAYPLPRIDSCLESLGGNYYYISLDHLSGFYQIELDERDREKTAFGTSRDGLYQYVTMPQGLTGAPHTFQRCMELVFKNIQWRTMIIYMDDICTFAESFDQALFRRFIKGFSARASPLNRLTEAGRAFIWGPEQDRAFMDLKFALTGEEVLAYPKEEGLFIVDTDSSNFSCGGCLSQMQWSGTAQDFVEKPIMFASKSFDKTQRRYCATRRELLGEVLNKDVNSMLDEHVAISEDAAQTSNLGCLKQFNTVNCSPLKMAKLQRADPDLGIVIQWFEENRRPLGDKEYVQLHIKRCEKCAFRKRPKNIPRAPLTEYTDGHPMDRIQTDIMGPLNETESGYRYIIVVIDGFTKWAECYATRDQLASTVAHKTVQMYMNFCPDMATGFTPNYLMMGREAIIPVDISLGCITENKISSVDDAIQLQEKLTEAHQIARTNLQKNAVRQKRDYDTRISKTHFSKGQLVLCLEKSRHKGISKKIDPNIWKGPYVITRKITDLLYEIRL; translated from the exons ATGGTCTGCACCTTTATGCTTCGTAAGGACCCACAGAGAGGAGTGCGTGTCGTTGTCGATTATAGAGGTTTAAATGATCTAAGTAAAAAATGTGCCTATCCATTGCCAAGAATTGACAGTTGTTTAGAAAGTTTGGGAGGAAATTATTATTACATTTCTTTAGATCATTTGTCAGGATTTTACCAAATAGAATTAGACGAGAGAGATCGTGAAAAGACTGCATTTGGCACCAGCAGGGACGGTCTGTATCAATATGTTACTATGCCGCAGGGCCTTACAGGGGCTCCACATACATTTCAGCGGTGTATGGAATTAGTGTTTAAGAACATACAGTGGAggacaatgattatttacatggATGATATTTGTACTTTTGCTGAATCTTTTGATCAGGCATTGTTTAG AcgttttatcaagggatttagtGCTAGGGCGTCACCACTTAATCGCTTAACAGAGGCCGGTCGAGCGTTTATCTGGGGACCAGAACAGGATAGGGCTTTTATGGACTTAAAATTTGCATTGACAGGCGAAGAAGTGTTAGCATATCCAAAAGAGGAAGGCTTATTCATAGTGGATACTGATAGTAGCAATTTCTCGTGCGGCggttgcttgtcgcaaatgcaatgGTCAGGTACAGCTCAGGATTTTGTTGAAAAACCAATTATGTTTGCgagtaaatcatttgacaaaacaCAACGACGTTATTGTGCCACAAGAAGAGAACTGTTGGGC GAGGTGTTGAACAAGGACGTAAATTCTATGCTGGATGAACATGTTGCAATATCCGAGGATGCAGCGCAAACATCTAACTTAGGTTGTCTCAAACAGTTTAACACAGTTAATTGTTCACCTCTCAAAATGGCCAAATTACAGAGAGCAGACCCAGATTTAGGAATTGTGATACAGTGGTTTGAAGAAAACAGACGACCCCTGGGAGATAAG gaatacgTCCAGTTGCATATCAAAAGATGTGAAAAGTGTGCATTCCGAAAAAGGCCAAAAAACATACCGAGGGCACCATTAACGGAGTACACAGATGGCCATCCTATGGATCGTATACAAACGGACATAATGGGAccacttaatgagacagaatccggATATCGGTACATTATCGTGGTCATTGACGGATTTACAAAGTGGGCTGAGTGTTACGCAACCAGAGATCAGCTAGCAAGTACCGTTGCTCATAAGactgtacaaatgtatatgaatttttgtccagATATG GCGACCGGATTCACACCAAATTATTTAATGATGGGACGTGAAGCTATTATCCCGGTTGACATTTCACTTGGCTGCATTACAGAGAACAAGATAAGTTCAGTGGACGATGCCATTCAACTACAAGAGAAGTTAACAGAGGCGCATCAGATAGCACGAACTAATTTGCAAAAGAATGCTGTCAGACAGAAGCGTGATTATGATACCCGgatttcaaaaacacattttagtaaAGGGCAGTTAGTGTTGTGTTTAGAGAAGTCAAGACATAAAGGAATCAGCAAGAAAATTGACCCTAATATTTGGAAGGGGCCTTATGTTATTACAAGGAAGATCACAgaccttttgtatgaaataagactttaa